The following proteins are co-located in the Pyricularia oryzae 70-15 chromosome 1, whole genome shotgun sequence genome:
- a CDS encoding tyrosine-protein phosphatase CDC14, which yields MAPSISKSSNMGQVIEYIENRLYLASYVNPPEADTLFPYPEPPTRSPTKRSRAAVEPTPVAARKQPYYFSIDDSLLYNAFHHDFGPLHIGHLYRFALEFHDILGAKENKDRPVVFWSRADPRSRANAACVLACYMVLIQSWPPHLALAPIAQVDPPLMPFRDAGYSTADYGITVQDVVYGVWKAKEEGCVMLDSFDLGEYEKYERVENGDFNWITPHFLAFASPMHYPVDRVTETMGEAYKLLPKTIADVNKHPDLPDPFKNVLCHFSEKNIGLVVRLNSQLYSPSYFESLGIRHLDMIFEDGTCPPLSLVRKFIRLAHETITIRKRGIAVHCKAGLGRTGCLIGAYLIYRHGFTADEVISYMRFMRPGMVVGPQQHWLHLNQGVFREWWVEERVARKLRKELAAAAQNTANTGVPSTPIRAMQKASLGRTSATQASTPPSKSRTPLGEMDTESNTVGVQEDYLPAPTPGQPRKTGRNPSGRHHPYSRNDAGTKGEEQQHTSESISVHRSTNESDEEWHMRMARTSTRASPNEKKQRSASHTTTTTTTHHVYSSSSTYVDNDASNDIENIGSSVGRTKSVKEEARSSASGVLAKVRGVERSGSTRRAAASTTVGKEPTGIRKTSGRVASAHAGAVRKASGL from the exons ATGGCGCCTTCGATTTCCAAGAGCTCCAACATGGGCCAAGTCATTGAGTACATTGAGA ACCGCTTATATCTCGCATCATACGTAAACCCTCCCGAGGCCGACACCCTCTTTCCCTACCCGGAGCCGCCCACCCGCTCCCCCACCAAGCGTTCGAGAGCTGCAGTCGAGCCGAcccccgtcgccgcccgCAAACAGCCATACTACTTTTCCATCGACGATTCGCTTCTCTACAATGCCTTCCACCACGACTTTGGCCCATTGCACATTGGTCACCTGTACCGCTTTGCGCTCGAATTCCATGATATCCTTGGTGCCAAAGAGAACAAGGACCGACCAGTAGTTTTCTGGAGCAGGGCTGACCCGAGGA GCCGAGCCAATGCTGCCTGTGTACTGGCATGTTATATGGTGCTGATCCAGTCTTGGCCACCGCACCTGGCGCTTGCGCCTATCGCACAGGTCGACCCTCCATTGATGCCCTTCCGTGACGCTGGCTACAGCACAGCCGACTACGGAATCACAGTACAAGATGTCGTTTATGGTGTATGGAAGGCCAAGGAGGAAGGCTGTGTGATGCTCGACTCTTTCGACCTGGGCGAGTACGAAAAGTACGAGCGTGTTGAGAACGGCGACTTCAACTGGATTACACCTCACTTCCTGGCCTTCGCCTCGCCAATGCACTATCCCGTCGACAGGGTAACCGAAACCATGGGAGAAGCATACAAGCTCCTGCCCAAGACCATCGCAGACGTCAACAAACATCCCGACCTGCCGGATCCCTTCAAGAATGTTCTCTGCCACTTCTCCGAGAAGAACATTGGCCTCGTTGTGCGCCTCAACTCCCAACTGTACTCGCCATCCTATTTCGAGTCCCTTGGCATTCGCCACTTGGACATGATCTTTGAGGACGGTACATGCCCACCCCTGTCGCTTGTGCGCAAGTTCATCCGCCTGGCCCACGAGACAATTACGATACGTAAGCGCGGTATCGCCGTGCACTGCAAGGCCGGCCTGGGCCGCACTGGCTGCCTCATCGGCGCCTACCTCATCTACCGCCATGGCTTCACGGCCGACGAGGTCATTAGTTACATGCGCTTCATGCGCCCGGGTATGGTTGTCGGCCCGCAGCAGCACTGGCTTCACCTGAACCAGGGCGTGTTCCGTGAGTGGTGGGTTGAGGAGAGGGTGGCTCGCAAGTTGCGCAAGGAGCTTGCTGCGGCAGCCCAAAACACAGCCAACACGGGCGTCCCGAGCACCCCAATCCGTGCCATGCAGAAGGCTAGCCTGGGGCGCACCAGCGCCACACAGGCCAGCACGCCACCCAGCAAGTCGCGCACACCGCTCGGCGAGATGGACACGGAGAGCAACACAGTCGGTGTTCAGGAGGATTACCTGCCTGCCCCAACACCCGGTCAGCCACGAAAGACGGGAAGGAACCCTAGCGGGCGTCACCACCCTTACTCTCGCAACGACGCGGGCACCAAGGGCGAGGAACAGCAACACACTTCGGAGTCTATCTCGGTGCACCGCAGCACCAACGAGAGCGATGAGGAGTGGCACATGCGTATGGCTAGGACCTCGACACGAGCCAGCCCCAACGAGAAGAAGCAACGCAGCGCCAgccacaccaccaccaccacaacaaCACACCACGTCTACTCTTCCTCTTCCACCTATGTCGACAATGACGCTTCCAACGATATTGAGAACATCGGTTCCTCTGTCGGAAGAACAAAGTCGGTCAAGGAAGAGGCACGTTCCAGCGCGAGCGGTGTGCTGGCCAAAGTTCGTGGTGTAGAGCGCTCCGGGAGCACGAGGAGGGCGGCTGCTTCGACCACAGTGGGCAAGGAGCCGACCGGCATCAGGAAGACGAGCGGCAGGGTAGCCAGCGCTCACGCGGGA